In the genome of Thermoproteus tenax Kra 1, the window CGGCGAATTGGCGGAAGAGTTCGCCGGAAGGCTCGTCGTCTCAGTTGATGTTTTAAACGGGTTCGTCATGGGAGACGGCTGGAGGAGACCCCTCGTTGAGCTAAAGAGGGCCGTGGAGGAGCTGTCAAGCTACGACTTGGCCGCAATAATCTATACCGCAATTGAGGTCGAGGGGACTGGGCTCGGCCCTCTCGCCGCATCGGCTGAGTTGCTCAAGAGCGTAGCAAAGAGAGTTTACTACGCGGGCGGTATATCCAACTGTGGCCACTTAGAGGCCGTAAAGCGCGCCGGCTTTGATGGCGCTATAATCGGCTACGCGCTCCACAGGGGCGCGTTAGACTGTCTTGGGGATCTCTCCGTATCTGACTCATACTACTTCTAGCAGGGCTCTATGGTCGCGGGAGGCTTCGGCGTTATGGCATACGCCACCATAGTGACCTTAGGCACTTCAGACACTATCCTCTGCGCAATGCGCGAGAGCACGCGCCAATCTAGCTTAGCCCAGTCCGCCGTCATGGCGTCCTCGCTTTCGACAATTCTGATCGTCACAACGTGTCCCACAGACCTTGCGTCGCCCTTAACGCCGACCCACATATCGTCGCCCACCACTGCAAACGCCTGCCACACTCTATAGTACAGCCCGCTCGCTTTAAGCTCCTCCTCCACTATCTTGCTGGCCCTTCTGACGATATCTAGTTTCTCTCTGGTGAACTGTCCCATGATCCTTACGGCAAGGCCCGGGCCGGGGAACGGATGACGGTAGACCACATCGTCGGGCAGACCCAACGCCTTCCCTATAGCCCTTACCTCGTCCTTGTAGAAGTTCCTCAATGGTTCCAACAGTTTGAAGTCAAGTCTGGCCGGCAGACCGCCCACGTTGTGATGACTTTTTATTTTGTCCGCGCCTTTGACGGCTCCGCTCTCTATTACGTCGGGGTACAACGTCCCCTGGGCCAACCACCTCGCGTTGGATACTTGAGACGCCGTCTTGGCGAAGACGTCTATGAACGTCTCGCCTATAATGCGCCTCCTCTCCTCGCAGTCCTCTACTCCGTCCAGCCTTCTGAGGAACTCTTCGGATGCGTCCACGTAGATAACGCGTATACCCAGCCGCTGGAAGAGCTGTAGCACCTCCTCGGGCTCGCCCTCTCTGAAGAGGCCGTGGTTTACAAATATGGGAACGGCCCTATCCCCTATAGCCTTGGCCACCAATAGG includes:
- a CDS encoding HisA/HisF-related TIM barrel protein; the encoded protein is MLIIPSIDLEGGKAVKRVKGERGKYVFVGDPVELAKRFSKAPLVHIVDLDGAETGAPANLNVVSLISQIVEGSCEIGGGLRSRDSVKKALSVCDYAVVSTLPFTDRRLFGELAEEFAGRLVVSVDVLNGFVMGDGWRRPLVELKRAVEELSSYDLAAIIYTAIEVEGTGLGPLAASAELLKSVAKRVYYAGGISNCGHLEAVKRAGFDGAIIGYALHRGALDCLGDLSVSDSYYF
- the guaA gene encoding glutamine-hydrolyzing GMP synthase; this translates as MRRAVVVNFGGQYAHLIARRLREAGLYSELVWPEEALEAARAQDVAAVVLSGGPASVLEPNSPGVDPDLFKLNKPILGICYGFQLMARELGGKLARGPGEYGNTEIRVLVKDELLSGFEEREVVWMSHGDSVAEVPPGFQVTAVSERGYIAAMKAVDKPLYGVQFHPEVAHTPKGKQLFKNFVENIVGIRSEERWDPVRTVPQIIEEIRRTVGPGERVIIGVSGGIDSTVVALLVAKAIGDRAVPIFVNHGLFREGEPEEVLQLFQRLGIRVIYVDASEEFLRRLDGVEDCEERRRIIGETFIDVFAKTASQVSNARWLAQGTLYPDVIESGAVKGADKIKSHHNVGGLPARLDFKLLEPLRNFYKDEVRAIGKALGLPDDVVYRHPFPGPGLAVRIMGQFTREKLDIVRRASKIVEEELKASGLYYRVWQAFAVVGDDMWVGVKGDARSVGHVVTIRIVESEDAMTADWAKLDWRVLSRIAQRIVSEVPKVTMVAYAITPKPPATIEPC